The proteins below come from a single Microtus ochrogaster isolate Prairie Vole_2 chromosome 8, MicOch1.0, whole genome shotgun sequence genomic window:
- the Sfxn2 gene encoding sideroflexin-2 isoform X1 produces the protein MEADLSGFNIDAPRWDQRMFLGRVKHFFNITDPRTVFASEQELDWAKAMVEKSRMGLVPPGTQVEQLLYAKKLYDSAFHPDTGEKMNVIGRMSFQVPGGMIITGFMLQFYRTMPAVIFWQWVNQSFNALVNYTNRNAASPTSVRQMALSYFTATTTAVATAVGMNMWTKRAPPLVARWVPFAAVAAANCVNIPMMRQQELIQGICVKDRDQNELGHSQRAAAVGITQVVISRITMAAPGMILLPVVMERLEPLRLMKKVRVLHAPLQVLLCGCFLLFMVPVACGLFPQECELPVSYLEPELQDTIKAKHGERVLFAYFNKGL, from the exons ATGGAGGCTGACCTGTCTGGCTTTAACATTGATGCGCCCCGTTGGGATCAGCGCATGTTCCTGGGCCGTGTGAAGCACTTCTTTAACATCACGGATCCTCGCACCGTCTTTGCGTCAGAGCAGGAACTGGACTGGGCCAAGGCGATGGTTGAGAAGAGCAG GATGGGACTTGTGCCCCCTGGCACTCAGGTGGAGCAGCTGCTGTATGCTAAGAAGTTGTATGACTCTGCTTTCCACCCTGACACTGGGGAGAAGATGAACGTCATTGGGCGGATGTCCTTCCAGGTCCCCGGGGGCATGATCATCACGGGCTTCATGCTGCAGTTCTACAG GACAATGCCTGCGGTGATCTTCTGGCAGTGGGTGAACCAGTCCTTCAATGCCTTAGTTAACTACACCAACAGGAATGCGGCTTCCCCCACGTCAGTCAG GCAGATGGCTCTCTCCTACTTCACAGCCACTACCACTGCGGTGGCCACTGCAGTGGGCATGAATATGTGGACAAAG AGAGCTCCACCCTTGGTGGCCCGATGGGTGCCCTTTGCCGCTGTGGCTGCAGCTAACTGTGTCAATATCCCAATGATGCGACAGCA GGAACTCATCCAGGGCATCTGTGTGAAGGACAGGGACCAAAATGAGCTTGGCCATTCTCAG aGAGCTGCGGCTGTGGGCATCACCCAAGTGGTTATTTCTCGGATTACTATGGCTGCCCCTGGCATGA TCTTACTACCTGTCGTGATGGAGCGGCTGGAGCCCCTGCGGCTGATGAAG AAAGTCAGAGTGCTGCACGCCCCACTGCAGGTCTTGCTGTGTGGCTGCTT CCTCCTCTTCATGGTGCCAGTGGCATGTGGGCTCTTCCCTCAGGAATG cGAATTACCAGTTTCCTATCTAGAACCAGAGCTGCAGGACACCATCAAGGCCAAGCATGGAGAGCGAGTCCTCTTTGCCTACTTTAATAAGGGTCTCTAA
- the Sfxn2 gene encoding sideroflexin-2 isoform X2 yields the protein MEADLSGFNIDAPRWDQRMFLGRVKHFFNITDPRTVFASEQELDWAKAMVEKSRMGLVPPGTQVEQLLYAKKLYDSAFHPDTGEKMNVIGRMSFQVPGGMIITGFMLQFYRTMPAVIFWQWVNQSFNALVNYTNRNAASPTSVRELIQGICVKDRDQNELGHSQRAAAVGITQVVISRITMAAPGMILLPVVMERLEPLRLMKKVRVLHAPLQVLLCGCFLLFMVPVACGLFPQECELPVSYLEPELQDTIKAKHGERVLFAYFNKGL from the exons ATGGAGGCTGACCTGTCTGGCTTTAACATTGATGCGCCCCGTTGGGATCAGCGCATGTTCCTGGGCCGTGTGAAGCACTTCTTTAACATCACGGATCCTCGCACCGTCTTTGCGTCAGAGCAGGAACTGGACTGGGCCAAGGCGATGGTTGAGAAGAGCAG GATGGGACTTGTGCCCCCTGGCACTCAGGTGGAGCAGCTGCTGTATGCTAAGAAGTTGTATGACTCTGCTTTCCACCCTGACACTGGGGAGAAGATGAACGTCATTGGGCGGATGTCCTTCCAGGTCCCCGGGGGCATGATCATCACGGGCTTCATGCTGCAGTTCTACAG GACAATGCCTGCGGTGATCTTCTGGCAGTGGGTGAACCAGTCCTTCAATGCCTTAGTTAACTACACCAACAGGAATGCGGCTTCCCCCACGTCAGTCAG GGAACTCATCCAGGGCATCTGTGTGAAGGACAGGGACCAAAATGAGCTTGGCCATTCTCAG aGAGCTGCGGCTGTGGGCATCACCCAAGTGGTTATTTCTCGGATTACTATGGCTGCCCCTGGCATGA TCTTACTACCTGTCGTGATGGAGCGGCTGGAGCCCCTGCGGCTGATGAAG AAAGTCAGAGTGCTGCACGCCCCACTGCAGGTCTTGCTGTGTGGCTGCTT CCTCCTCTTCATGGTGCCAGTGGCATGTGGGCTCTTCCCTCAGGAATG cGAATTACCAGTTTCCTATCTAGAACCAGAGCTGCAGGACACCATCAAGGCCAAGCATGGAGAGCGAGTCCTCTTTGCCTACTTTAATAAGGGTCTCTAA